The window GAACGGCGCTCGGCGCCAGCACTCACCAAATATATTTGGGCGAAACGGGATTGGCGGGACTGTTCTCGTGTCGCCTGTGGGCGAGTACATCGAGTGCATCGACTGCGGGTTCGTTCTTCGGGCGGCGACCGACGACGAACCCGTTCCCAGGCGGGTGGAATCGTGTCCAGAGTGTGACGGCACGACGTTCGAGTTCACCGGGGAGTGAACGACTGCGGGCCGACGCGGACACCGTTTTCAGAGCGCCGCGGCGTCCGACGTCTCCGTGGCCGGCCGAGTACGGGCATCGACCGCGAGCGCAGCGGCTGTCGATCGGTGAACGCGGGAAAACGGCTCCCGAACGACGCTACGCCGAGGCGCCGTCGCTGTAGTTCTCTTCGAGATACTCGACGATGTCGTCGGACTCGGGCATCCCCTCGACGCCGTTGTCCTCGTCGACGAGCACGGGCACGCCCGTCTGGCCCGACACCTCCTCGACCTCGTCGCGCTCGCTGTGGGAGCTCGGAACCATGTGCGACTCGTAGTCGAGGTCCAGCTCGTCGAGCTTGGTCTTGACTTTCGCGCAGTACGGGCAGCCCTCGAGTTCGTACAGTTCCAGGTTCGGCATCACTGTCACCTAGCCCGCGCATGCCTTTCAGACCACCGGTGGCGTGCGCGAGGAACGCATCTGCGGGCGCAGGCGAGCGTCAGTCAGCCCGCTCGCGGTCGCCGACGCGGTCGGCGGCGCGGTCCCGGAGGTCGCCGAGCCGACGGCGGACGCCGCGGCGGTGGGCGACGAGTTCGGCCAGTCCCCAGGGGACGGCCACGGCGGCGCCGACGGTGAGGAAGGCGAAGGACCACCGCGAGAGCCAGATGGGCCGGACGAACGGCGTGATGTGCGACCACCGCTTGATGACCCAGGAGAGGGTCCCCTCGCCGGGGAGACCGTCGACGGCGCCGAGCATGATCTCGGCGGGCGTGCGCTGGTTGGCGGGGCCGCTCTCGGCGCCGCCGTGGACGGTGTAGTTACCGGAGGCGTTCAGCTGTCGGATGGTCGGCCCGTTCGACTCGTCGCCGGTCCCGATCCGCTCGGCGTCGTAGGGCGCCCAGGGGGCGTGGTACTCCCAGACGACCTCCCCTTCGGGCGTGATCTCGACGACGCGGTGGTGGAGCGTGTCGGTCACGAGCGTGTTGCCGTTCGGGAGCCGATCGGCGTCCCGCGGCCAGTTGAAGCCGTCGACGGACCAGGTACGGACCCACTGGCCGCCGCTCTCGGCGGGCGTGCTGTAGGCGTCCTCGGGCACCGAGTCGTTGGCCATCCGGGTGTACTCGACGACGCGGTCGTTCTCGGAGTCGGCCACGATCATGGTCTCGGTGCCGTTGCGCTGGAGCATGTCGGGGTTGTGCTGCTCGTAGAGGGTGTCGTGGTCGCCGTCCTCGCCGAGCCGGCGGACGATCTCGCCGCTCTCCCGATCGACCACGATCGACTGGTCGAAGTTCCGCGGGCTGGCCATGTACCGGCCCTCGCCGACCTTCTCGACGTCGTTGACGTGCGTCCAGTCCTCGGCGAAGCCGCCGGCCGTCGAGTTGGGGTAGTGCTCGCGGAAGGTCCACTCCCAGGTGACCTCGTCGCTCTCGAGGTCGTAGACGAAGATGCGGTCGTTACTGACGCCGTCCTCGTACTTGCGCATGTTCGCGACCAGCAGCTGGTCGTCGTTGATCAGGTCGACGTCGTGCGTGTCGGCGGCGTCCAGCCGCTGGGTCCAGACCCGCGTGTCGTTGTCGGGGTCGTACTCGAAGACGATGGTGTCGCCCGGGACCGTCGAGGTCACGAGGACGTTGCCGTTCTCGAGGGGGTCGACGTCGTAGAACCAGGTCGCGTTCTCGCCGCTGGGCAGGCGCCACTGGGTCTGTCCCTCGGGACCGGCCGAGACCAGCCGGGCGGGCTTCTTGACGTTGCGCTCGCCCTGGAAGTGGAATCCCTGCACGCTGACGAGAGTGTCGTTGTCCGCCGGTTCGTCGATCGCTCCCGGCCCGAGCGTGGTGGGGTCGTGGCCGGCGGCGGTGACGACCGCGGCCAGCAGACAGAGCCCCACGACGGTGCCGAGGGCAAAACGGAGGGCGCGCCACCGGTTCATCGGGTGGTCCGAGGGGCGGCCCCGCTAACCCTCTTGTGGTTCGGACCCGGTGGTGTGTGGTTCGCTTGATGGTGCAGTGACCGGGAGTGCGAACAGCCAGAAAGCCCCCAGTCGCTCCGGTCGAGGGACTCGCTGCGCGCTTCCCTCACTCCGTTCGGTCCAGTGCTTGCTTCGTCCGTCTTCCCGGAGCGACTGGCCCCTTTCAGTCCCGCCCGATGCCGGCTGGTCAACCGGCGCTGGGCGGGACTGAAAGGGGCGGCCGGCTACACGATGGCGGACGACGCAAGCACCGCAGCGAAGCGAGGAGCGCAGCGAGTCCCCCGAGTGTAGCCGGCCGGGGCTTTCCGGCTCTCTTACGCTGAAACTACAAAATACGATATCGCACCTAGGCCAGCACGTTCGTCCGGAGGACGAAGTAGCCGACGAAGGCGACGGCCAGGGCCCACTGTCCGAGGAGGACGTCGTCGGCCTCGCCCTGGGCGGCCTTGACGACCGGGTAGGAGATGATGCCGGCCGCGATGCCGTATGCGATGGAGTAGGTGAAGGGCATCACGATGATGGTCAGCGCCGCCGGGACCGCGTTGGCGAAGTCGTCCCACTCGATGTCGACGACGTTGCGCATCAGCAGGACGGCCACGACCACGAGCGCGATGTGGGAGGCGTACTGCGGGATGCCGGCCGCGAGCGGGACCACGACCAGCGACGCGAGGAAGAGGCCGGCGACGGTCAGCGCCGTCAGCCCGGTCCGGCCGCCCGCCTCGACGCCCGTCGCCGACTCGACGTAGGTCGTCACGGTGGAGGTGCCGAGCATGCCGCCGACGGTGGTGCCGACCGCGTCGGCCATCAGCGGTTTGTCGATGTCCGGGAAGTTGCCGTCCTCGTCGAGGAAGCCGCCGGCCTGGCCGACGCCGACCAGCGTCCCGGCGGTGTCGAAGAAGTCGACGAAGAAGAACGTCACCACGACCAGCGCGAAGGTGAAGGCCTCGACGTTCTGGAAGCCCTGGATAAACGCGCCGGCCAGCGGCGTGATGTCGTATTGCGCGGAGGGGAGCGACTCCGGCGCGAGCACGCCGCTGGGGACGACGCCGGTGATCGTCAGCCCCCAGCCGGC of the Halomicrobium salinisoli genome contains:
- a CDS encoding NCS2 family permease translates to MAVRDTLDDLFDLDGHDTSVGTELRAGLTTFLTMSYIVVVNPDILTATENGPPGGIALPGYTAGEVYQMIAVVTIVSSVVAMLVMAFYANRPFGLAPGLGLNAFFAITVVGIMGIPWQTALAAVVVEGILFIILTAVGAREYVIKLFPQPVKFAVGTGIGLFLAIIGLQAMGIVVDDPATLVTLGTVASDPVAILSVLGLFLTFILYAAGIRGAIIIGIVLTTLAGWGLTITGVVPSGVLAPESLPSAQYDITPLAGAFIQGFQNVEAFTFALVVVTFFFVDFFDTAGTLVGVGQAGGFLDEDGNFPDIDKPLMADAVGTTVGGMLGTSTVTTYVESATGVEAGGRTGLTALTVAGLFLASLVVVPLAAGIPQYASHIALVVVAVLLMRNVVDIEWDDFANAVPAALTIIVMPFTYSIAYGIAAGIISYPVVKAAQGEADDVLLGQWALAVAFVGYFVLRTNVLA
- a CDS encoding glutathione S-transferase N-terminal domain-containing protein; this encodes MPNLELYELEGCPYCAKVKTKLDELDLDYESHMVPSSHSERDEVEEVSGQTGVPVLVDEDNGVEGMPESDDIVEYLEENYSDGASA
- a CDS encoding arylsulfotransferase family protein translates to MNRWRALRFALGTVVGLCLLAAVVTAAGHDPTTLGPGAIDEPADNDTLVSVQGFHFQGERNVKKPARLVSAGPEGQTQWRLPSGENATWFYDVDPLENGNVLVTSTVPGDTIVFEYDPDNDTRVWTQRLDAADTHDVDLINDDQLLVANMRKYEDGVSNDRIFVYDLESDEVTWEWTFREHYPNSTAGGFAEDWTHVNDVEKVGEGRYMASPRNFDQSIVVDRESGEIVRRLGEDGDHDTLYEQHNPDMLQRNGTETMIVADSENDRVVEYTRMANDSVPEDAYSTPAESGGQWVRTWSVDGFNWPRDADRLPNGNTLVTDTLHHRVVEITPEGEVVWEYHAPWAPYDAERIGTGDESNGPTIRQLNASGNYTVHGGAESGPANQRTPAEIMLGAVDGLPGEGTLSWVIKRWSHITPFVRPIWLSRWSFAFLTVGAAVAVPWGLAELVAHRRGVRRRLGDLRDRAADRVGDRERAD